The following are from one region of the Bactrocera oleae isolate idBacOlea1 chromosome 6, idBacOlea1, whole genome shotgun sequence genome:
- the LOC106620444 gene encoding low density lipoprotein receptor adapter protein 1, translating to MTSTPATDLEAQVNVEDLPLTFKVKYIGSEVARGLWGIKFTRRPVDIMVGVAKNLPAKKVLPQCDLTVSTDGVRIEIITPKANVNNWKYPIDTISYGVQDLVYTRVFAMIVVKDEQHPHPFEVHAFVCDSRAMARKLTFALAAAFQDYSRRVKESGEPSATDNITPHRQKFAIDLRTPEELQEGANEETEA from the exons ATGACGTCTACACCTGCGACTGATTTGGAAGCGCAAGTCAACGTGGAGGATCTGCCATTAACATTCAAG GTCAAATACATTGGCTCCGAGGTGGCACGTGGCTTATGGGGTATTAAATTCACCCGCCGACCGGTCGATATCATGGTGGGTGTTGCCAAGAATTTACCCGCTAAGAAAGTCTTACCGCAATGTGATCTCACAGTATCAACCGATGGTGTTAGAATTGAAATCATAACACCAAAAGCGAATGTGAATAATTGGAAATATCCGATAGATACGATTTCGTATGGTGTGCAAGATTTGGTCTACACTCGAGTATTCGCTATGATTGTGGTAAAAGATGAACAACATCCACATCCGTTCGAGGTACACGCTTTCGTGTGCGATAGTCGCGCTATGGCACGGAAACTAACATTTGCTCTAGCGGCTGCTTTTCAAGACTACTCGCGACGCGTTAAAGAGTCGGGTGAACCATCGGCTACCGATAACATTACGCCACATCGACAGAAGTTCGCCATCGATTTGCGTACACCCGAAGAGCTGCAGGAGGGTGCCAATGAAGAGACGGAGGCTTAG